A part of Brassica rapa cultivar Chiifu-401-42 chromosome A05, CAAS_Brap_v3.01, whole genome shotgun sequence genomic DNA contains:
- the LOC117134283 gene encoding uncharacterized protein LOC117134283, with amino-acid sequence MIFDAIRDLNEPDGSSKTRISRRIKRSNAVLPPSHAVLMTYHLKTLRKNGVLTMVNNLYKISAAAPPPPRQGVAVAADLVAPRYEVPPMNSSPLDMLGQSSRELPELPVTGPNQVVTESANRRPDRPRRDGSVPISPTAGAILGFPYPSTYASMQQRGRPPSPRAAVSERKRLCIGESSGGVVIAASAGGETVAVASRMWRGPGCTPNIVWNRPRESATPMSIRAATGTSESAYGELKRKLDFACEKAKKILDVLNAGIENYDFIEMLQARQEVEGLIPMLTVEPHAMRQVQPQAMEEVEALPVEQPQAVEEGPSEEAAASGGARKFLYWGQFFFSKYIIYNHKKTINILYYLSYFKTCLS; translated from the exons ATGATTTTTGACGCAATTAGGGACTTGAACGAACCGGATGGTTCAAGCAAGACGAGGATCTCGAGGCGTATCAAGAGATCGAACGCAGTTCTGCCTCCTAGTCACGCGGTTTTGATGACTTACCATCTCAAGACGTTGAGGAAGAATGGCGTTCTCACCATGGTTAACAACTTATACAAGATCTCTGCTgctgctcctcctcctcctcggcAAGGAGTGGCTGTTGCGGCAGACCTGGTCGCTCCCAGATATGAGGTTCCTCCGATGAACTCTTCTCCGCTTGATATGCTGGGACAGTCAAGCCGTGAGCTACCCGAGTTGCCTGTAACAGGTCCGAACCAGGTGGTTACTGAGTCGGCAAACAGACGACCTGATCGTCCAAGGAGGGACGGATCTGTTCCGATCTCTCCAACTGCGGGTGCAATTCTAGGTTTTCCATATCCGAGTACGTATGCAAGCATGCAACAAAGGGGGAGGCCACCGAGTCCTAGAGCTGCTGTGAGCGAGAGGAAGAGGCTATGCATAGGTGAATCTAGCGGTGGAGTCGTCATCGCTGCTTCTGCTGGTGGAGAAACTGTGGCCGTTGCGTCAAGGATGTGGCGTGGACCTGGATGTACACCTAACATCGTTTGGAACAGGCCTAGAGAG AGTGCCACACCAATGTCCATCAGGGCAGCTACTGGGACATCGGAGTCTGCCTATGGAGAACTCAAGAGAAAGCTTGACTTTGCT TGCGAGAAAGCAAAAAAGATCTTGGATGTGTTGAATGCTGGTATTGAGAACTACGACTTTATAGAAATGTTGCAAGCTAGACAGGAGGTGGAAGGACTAATACCAATGTTGACTGTGGAGCCACATGCCATGAGACAAGTGCAGCCACAGGCCATGGAAGAAGTGGAGGCACTACCCGTGGAACAGCCACAAGCCGTGGAAGAAGGGCCGTCAGAGGAGGCAGCAGCCAGTGGCGGAGCCAGAAAATTTTTGTACTggggtcaattttttttttcaaaatatataatttataaccacaaaaaaactataaatatactCTATTatctttcatattttaaaacttgtTTATCATAA
- the LOC103869618 gene encoding phosphopantothenoylcysteine decarboxylase: protein MESGKLNREDMEVQTTHRKPRVLLAASGSVATIKFGNLCHCFTEWAEVRAVVSKSSLPFLDRLSLPREVTLYTDEDEWSSWNKIGDPVLHIELRRWADVLVIAPLSANTLGKIAGGLCDNLLTCIIRAWDYSKPLFVAPAMNTLMWNNPFTERHLLTLDELGVTLIPPIKKRLACGDYGNGAMAEPSLIYSTVRLFWESQAHQQSGGTS from the exons ATGGAAAGTGGGAAACTAAACAGAGAAGACATGGAAGTGCAAACCACTCACAGGAAGCCACGTGTACTACTCGCTGCAAGCGGAAGCGTCGCGACTATCAAATTCGGCAACCTCTGCCATTGCTTCACAGAGTGGGCTGAAGTGAGAGCCGTCGTATCGAAATCGTCTCTGCCTTTCCTCGACAGACTCTCTCTCCCACGGGAGGTGACTCTGTACACTGATGAAGACGAGTGGTCAAGCTGGAACAAGATCGGTGATCCCGTGCTTCACATTGAGCTCAGACGCTGGGCTGATGTCTTGGTCATTGCTCCTTTGTCTGCTAACACGTTAGGCAAG ATTGCTGGTGGGCTGTGTGATAATCTTCTGACTTGTATCATACGAGCTTGGGATTATAGCAAACCTCTTTTCGTTGCACCGGCGATGAATACTTTAATGTGGAACAATCCTTTTACAGAAAGGCATCTGTTGACGCTTGATGAACTTGGAGTCACACTCATTCCTCCCATCAAGAAGAGATTGGCGTGTGGGGACTATGGTAACGGCGCAATGGCTGAGCCTTCTCTTATCTATTCCACTGTCAGACTCTTCTGGGAGTCCCAGGCTCATCAGCAAAGTGGTGGAACAAGTTAA
- the LOC117134420 gene encoding zinc finger MYM-type protein 1-like, protein MERYFKKRCVSKSDTSSEILTSNPLLSTSKTNVKDPASTSKINKDFPSASNSNLESLPSDPADRKRISEYHHNERDEVRRKYLTKGPCQPRGHDFPKTLVENKYRRYNPAWFDLYGRWLEYSVKTNKAYCLFCYLFRDYTENKGGSDEFVTKGFDTWKNPKRLGDHVGQVNSFHNNAMKMADNLMNQDQSITRAFYKQNEAAKNEYKIRLNASIDVCIYLLRGLPFRGHDESMESANKGNFVVLLKYTATQNELVSKVMLENALKNNQMVSHKIQKELAHCFAEEVIQFIIQELDHDVFCLMVDESADVSTKEQVAVVFRFVDKNGIVKERFVGLIHVQETSSASLKSAIDSLFAKRGLRMKKLRGQGYDGASNMKGEFNGLRSLILRENNSAYYVHCFAHQLQLVIVAVAKKHFEVSDFFDKISVLLNVVGASCKRQDMIREDQRKIIEEGVSHGEIKTGKGLNQERSN, encoded by the coding sequence ATGGagagatattttaaaaaacgatGTGTCTCGAAGTCGGACACTAGTTCAGAGATTTTGACTTCAAATCCTTTATTATCAACATCAAAAACTAATGTGAAGGATCCAGCTTCGACATCAAAAATCAATAAGGATTTTCCTTCAGCTTCAAACTCCAATTTGGAATCATTGCCTTCAGATCCTGCAGATAGAAAAAGAATATCAGAATATCATCATAACGAAAGAGATGAGGTAAGACGCAAATATCTTACTAAAGGTCCTTGTCAACCTCGTGGTCATGATTTTCCTAAGACACTAGTAGAGAATAAATATAGAAGATATAATCCAGCTTGGTTTGATCTCTACGGTAGGTGGTTAGAATATAGTGTAAAAACAAACAAAGCATATTGTTTGTTTTGCTACTTGTTTAGAGACTACACTGAAAATAAAGGTGGAAGTGATGAATTTGTGACAAAAGGTTTTGATACTTGGAAAAATCCAAAGAGGTTGGGAGACCATGTGGGACAAGTGAATAGTTTTCACAACAATGCTATGAAGATGGCTGATAATCTAATGAATCAAGATCAGTCAATCACTCGTGCTTTTTATAAGCAGAATGAAGCAGCAAAAAATGAATACAAGATCAGATTGAATGCTTCAATTGatgtttgtatatatttattgcGAGGACTACCTTTTCGAGGACATGATGAGTCGATGGAATCAGCCAATAAGGGAAACTTTGTTGTGCTTTTGAAATATACTGCAACTCAGAATGAGCTTGTAAGTAAGGTTATGTTGGAAAATGCTCTCAAGAACAATCAGATGGTGTCTCATAAAATTCAGAAAGAATTAGCACATTGCTTTGCAGAGGAAGTTATTCAATTTATTATCCAAGAGCTTGATCATGATGTATTTTGCTTGATGGTGGATGAGTCTGCTGATGTTTCTACTAAAGAACAAGTGGCAGTGGTTTTTCGTTTTGTAGACAAGAATGGTATAGTCAAAGAAAGATTTGTTGGTCTTATTCATGTTCAAGAAACTTCTTCTGCATCTCTAAAAAGTGCTATCGATTCACTTTTTGCAAAACGTGGATTAAGAATGAAAAAGTTAAGAGGACAAGGTTATGATGGAGCTAGTAATATGAAGGGTGAGTTCAACGGGTTGAGATCTCTAATTTTAAGAGAAAACAATTCTGCATATTATGTCCACTGCTTTGCTCATCAGCTTCAGTTGGTTATCGTTGCAGTTGCTAAAAAACATTTTGAAGTTAGTGATTTTTTTGATAAGATTTCTGTCTTGTTAAATGTGGTTGGAGCTTCTTGTAAGAGACAAGATATGATTCGAGAAGACCAACGTAAGATAATCGAGGAAGGAGTTAGCCATGGTGAAATTAAGACAGGAAAAGGATTAAATCAGGAGCGTTCAAATTAA
- the LOC103869617 gene encoding formin-like protein 14, translated as MDPNHPTNTSFVPGHVTPPNQPVLHVRPIIGSNNVYSHPDFQPQPHFQARPQFQPMPQFQSRPQFMFRPQFMPQPQPPLQQAPPSRLAHVPTQAQPSINYPPYDDMICNIIRELNEPDGSSKSRISRRIKRSSVVLPPSHSVLMTFHLKRLRKNGVLTMVNNLYKIAAAAPPPPPPPPPPPPPPPTPPPPPPPQSVAVAADLVAPRSEVPPMNTSPLDMLAASASGLALGSQPQKRGRGRPPKANPEAPQEQEPIDAQPVAVMTPGQSSREQPELHVTDPNQVVTESANRRPDRPRRGRSVPFSPTAGAVLALPAPSTYARWRSPSRSDAGRERKRPCIGESSGGIVIAAPAGGETVAVASGMRRGPGRPRKVVSGRPKMSTTPISTREATGTLESSHGELKKKLDFACEKAKEILDVLKAGVESNDFIAISSQAKQELEGLIPILTVETHGVGQVQPDAVEEVEARAVEEVQSEEAAAHTEAETQGEEHGQEGVEGEQAQPHP; from the exons ATGGATCCTAACCATCCTACAAACACCTCCTTTGTTCCCGGTCATGTCACTCCTCCCAACCAACCTGTTCTCCATGTACGACCTATTATAGGGTCTAACAACGTCTATTCCCATCCCGATTTCCAGCCCCAGCCTCATTTCCAGGCCCGTCCCCAGTTCCAGCCCATGCCCCAGTTCCAGTCCCGCCCCCAGTTCATGTTCCGTCCCCAGTTCATGCCCCAGCCCCAGCCCCCACTGCAGCAAGCGCCTCCTTCTCGGTTAGCTCATGTTCCGACACAGGCGCAGCCTTCCATAAACTATCCTCCTTACGACGAC ATGATTTGTAACATAATTAGGGAGTTGAACGAACCGGATGGTTCAAGCAAGTCGAGGATCTCGAGGCGTATCAAGAGATCGAGCGTCGTTTTGCCTCCTAGTCACTCGGTTTTGATGACTTTCCATCTCAAGAGGTTGAGGAAGAATGGCGTTCTCACCATGGTTAACAACTTATACAAGATCGCTGCTGCTGCTCCccctcctccacctcctccacctccccctcctcctcctcctccaactcctcctcctccacctcccCCGCAAAGCGTTGCTGTTGCGGCAGATCTGGTGGCTCCCAGATCTGAGGTTCCTCCGATGAACACCTCTCCGCTTGATATGCTTGCTGCCTCTGCTTCTGGCTTGGCTTTGGGCTCTCAGCCTCAGAAGCGAGGCCGTGGACGCCCTCCAAAGGCTAATCCCGAAGCTCCACAAGAGCAAGAACCCATCGATGCTCAACCCGTCGCTGTCATGACTCCCGGACAGTCAAGCCGTGAGCAACCCGAGTTGCATGTAACAGATCCAAACCAAGTGGTTACTGAGTCGGCAAACAGACGACCTGATCGTCCAAGGAGGGGCAGATCTGTTCCGTTCTCTCCAACTGCGGGTGCAGTTCTAGCTCTTCCAGCTCCGAGTACGTATGCAAGATGGAGGTCACCGAGTCGTAGTGACGCTgggagagagaggaagaggcCATGCATAGGTGAATCTAGCGGTGGAATCGTCATCGCTGCTCCAGCTGGTGGAGAAACTGTGGCGGTTGCGTCAGGGATGAGGCGTGGACCTGGACGTCCACGTAAGGTGGTTAGCGGTAGACCCAAAATG AGTACCACACCAATCTCCACCAGGGAAGCTACTGGGACATTGGAATCTTCCCATGGAGAACTCAAGAAAAAGCTTGACTTTGCT TGCGAGAAAGCAAAAGAAATCTTGGATGTGTTGAAAGCTGGTGTCGAGAGCAACGACTTCATAGCAATATCGTCGCAAGCTAAACAGGAGCTGGAAGGACTAATACCAATTCTGACTGTGGAGACGCATGGCGTGGGACAAGTGCAGCCAGACGCCGTGGAAGAAGTAGAAGCACGAGCCGTTGAAGAAGTGCAGTCAGAGGAGGCAGCAGCACATACTGAAGCTGAAACCCAAGGAGAGGAACATGGACAAGAAGGTGTGGAAGGAGAACAAGCACAGCCCCATCCTTAG